Genomic window (Flavobacteriales bacterium):
TTGGAGATAAACGAAAAGCAGATCGCGCCTTTTCTACCCACCATCATGGACCAATTGGGACATATGAGCAAGGAAGATGTGATCAAACATCTGGTGAGCTTTGAGTTCAACCGTTTCTTGGAATACTACAAGAACGCCCGTGACCTGAACGTGCCTGACAAGGGCGATCGCAGAGACCGTGGTGATCGCGGAGATAGACCAGAAAGAAGTGACAGGCGCGAGCGCGGTGACCGTGGTGATCGGGATGACCGAGGTGGCCGTGGACGTAGAGGGCGCGATGAGAACTTTACCCGCTTCCACATCAACATTGGAAGACGCGACCAAGTGAACCCAGCTACGCTGATGGGCTTCATCAATGAAACGCTTCGAAAACGCGATGTAGAGATCGGCAAGATCGAGATACTTGACACCTTCAGCTTCTTTGAACTGGACAGCGATTACGCTTCCAAAATGATGGCGGCCAGCAAGAATGTAGAACAGAACGGCAAGACGGTGATCCTATCTGAAGCTAAGAGCACAGGACCGAAGGACGAGCACCGAGGTGCGCGTAAGGAAAAGTTCAAAGACCGTTTCGGAAAGAAGCGGAACGATGGAGGCAACCGACATGGAGGTGGCCGTTCTGGCAGCAAAGGCAAAGGCGGTAAGAGACCACGGAGACCTTTCTGACGCATGGCCATTAAGGGCTAAGGGAAACACGTAGTAAGCACCACGTGCAACACAGTTTGTTCTTTTCCGATCTTGTAGAAAGCTCCGAATTCCTGTGTCTTTGGACAGATTTCAGTCTTTTCTAAGACAATGGCCTTCGGTGGTTCTTAACTTCGGAACTGAAACCAACCGACCAGGATGAACGTCAAGCCACCTTGCCGCATCTATTTTTACTGCAAACGACCCGAAGGAGAGCAATACGCTGTCTTTGACGTGGATTTCGGTGACAACCTTGCCGGGTTCAAGTTTCGCTTAAAGCTGGTTGATAAGAAGATCGATGTCGGGGAGGTAACGTTATGCGAACACATAGAGCGGATAGCGGACAATCCACTGTACAGTGAGCTGAGCGTGATACAGAATCAGGTAACGAGCATTGCGAAGGAAGTGGAAAGCCTTGGCTGGAAGGTTCGGATCCTCCCACTTGAAAATCCGAACATCAAGTTCTGAACGGAACGGCAAAGAACCCTTCATTCTGATTACCTTTCCTGCTAAAGAATGAAGCTTTGAAAGTTAAAGACAAGGTAATTGCCGTTACTGGTGCAGGAAGCGGAATAGGTCGCGAGTTGACACTTGAACTGATAAAAAGAGGTGCCAAGGTTGCAGCCATCGACCTGAATGAAGACGGATTGAATGGGACCGAGGGGCTTCTGGCCGAGAACATGCGTAAACGCATCTCTCTGCACGTAATGAACATTACCGACCGAGATGCGGTAGCGGATCTACCAAATGCGATCGTGGAACAGTTCGGTCACGTGGACGGCATCATCAACAATGCGGGGATCATTCAACCATTCGTGCGCATCAACGATCTGGAACTGGCAGCTATTGACCGTGTTATGAATGTGAATTTTTATGGGGCGTTGTACATGTGCAAGACCTTTCTTCCCCACTTGCTTCAACGCCCCACCGCTCATATCGTAAATATTTCAAGCATGGGCGGTTTCCTACCAGTTCCCGGACAAAGCATTTACGGAGCATCCAAAGCTGCCGTGAAATTGATGACAGAAGGATTGTATGCTGAACTTCTGAACACAAATGTGAAGGTAACGGTGGTCTTTCCAGGGGCCACGGACACCAACATCATGAAGAATTCTGGCCTAAAAACGGACATGGATACCATGAGCGCGAAGCATTCGAATAAATTGACACCGCTTCCAGCATCGGAGGCCGCCCGAATCATCATCCATGGAATTGAGAAGGACCGTCCTCGCGTATTTGTTGGCAATGATTCTAAACTGATGGATATTCTGTACCGACTGGCACCTGAATTTGCCACCAGATTGATCAGCAAGCAAATGCAGATGCTGCTCGAATAGCGGAGAGTGTAAAACCTGGCCACTCAGACATCAAATTTGCACTTCTGTAATCGTTCCTGCTGCTTTATGCAGAAATTAGCGACAAAATCAACCTCCATGAAAACCACGGTACACACCGATAAAGCCCCAGCAGCCATCGGCCCTTACAGTCAGGCCATTCTGGTAAATGGGTTCCTCTACACTTCTGGGCAAATTGCTTTGCACCCGGAGACGGGCGAACTGGAAATGGAGAACATTGAAACGGAAACAGGCCGCGTGATGCAAAACCTGAAGGCGGTGTTGGCTGCGGTGGAGATGGATTTCTCGCATGTGGTGAAAACGACCATCTACCTTTCGGATATGGCATATTATGGACAGGTGAATACGGTTTATGCCACGTTCTTCGGTGAGCATCCGCCTGCACGGGAAGCGGTTCAGGTAGCGGGGCTGCCCAAAGGTGTGAATGTGGAGATCAGTATGGTGGCCTACAAGCAGCCAAATTAGACGCAAGTAAAAAATTCAATTCTGTGAATAACCTTAGTACATCCTTGCATTGAACTCATCGGTCAAATTCCGATGAACAATCGTGTCCAGACCGAATTTATATGCTATATAACTGGTATCGATCAGTTCATGGTTATCCTGATAGGTTGATTTGATTTTGCGAACGGACACGGTAAATTCTCCCTCATCCAGCGATGCGTTATTTATTTCAGTGAATTGGTAATCTTCCCAGAATTGCCAAGCAACGATTCTGAAATCACAATCGCCTGACCACAAGGCAATCCATATCGAACCCCAAACATCACCACCGTCTCCGCCTGACGTATAACCGAGAATCAATCGCTGGTCCATTGATAAATTCATGACCGTATCTATTCCAACAGTACCGATACTTTCCCAAAAGAGTTGGTTCACTAAACAATTCAAGGATAAACTGTCTCCAGCCTTATCCCAAACAGAAATCAAATAAGATGTGTGATGGAAACCATCACTCCCCAAGACCGATAATCTCTTGTTTCTGAATTTGATTATTCTTCTATCTCCATACCCTACATGAAATTCCTGCTTCCAAATAACTCCATTCTCCCTCCTGACCGGTTTGGCCAACGTGTAAGTATCAAACGTTCTACTTAATACCTTTCCTGACTCGGTTCGTGAAACTTGGGCCCTCAAGTCAAGGAAGTCCTTCGCTGCTATGGTGATTTTCTTGGGAGAAGTCGAAAAAGGAACTATTGACAATCCAGCATTCTCCAACTTCGCTACCAGTTTATCTGAATTCCAATACCTTGATAGCATTACCGCTTCTGTGTCGGTTCTGAAATCTTGAGATGATGTGAAAGAAGCATTTTGAAGGAGTTGATTCAGACATGATTCGTACTTCAACACAGCTCTTTCTTGATTTTGGACGTACGCTGTAGGATCAGACTCCTTCCGTTTACGTATGAAGTCCTCAACAGACCCAATATTCCAAACCAATTGTTTCAAATACTGCGTGTAGGGTTCTTGTCTCCCCTCCTCCCAGAGTACTGGAGAATCGATAAATACACTTAAACTGTGTTTACTTTTTCCTTTTGATACGCTATGCGTATTAGGTTGGTATTCTGATAAAATATGGGCGTAAGGCTGAGTTGAATCACCTACGGTCACCCGAATCAAGGTGTCATTGAAGTTCTTTTCGAAGACGATACCTCTAAAAGAAAATCCGTATTGCGCATTCACAACATTTCCCCTGTTGGGAACAAGATTTAGTATTCGATGCGATTTCTGTGTGCGACCATCAATCTGAATTTCATCATACTGATAATCGAGTTCGCCTGATTCGAGTAGCTTGAAACTCAATTGATATTCTGACGTGTCGGTCACACAGACGTACTTCAATTGAGTGTTTAGCGGTGGCCCGTACTTGAAAAAGTTTTTGGGGAATTGAAAACCGATAGCCGAATCATTTACAATGGAAGAATCTAAACTGAAAGGGGCTTCCTCTTTGGCGGTTGGTTGTCGTTTTTCATTGCCGCATCCAGCAACAGAAATGAAGAATCCAGCAACTATAAGACCAATTAGAACTTGCTTCTTCTCCATACATTGAAGTTAGTCTTCCCAATGAACTGAACCGATGCCATCATGTTAAAATTGCCTAACTGAAATGCCAAGCACCTTAAAATCAGATATCAGTATAATCGCCTTTAAGGGCTAAAACTTCCTTCGGGTCCAAGCGATGAAATTGGCCTTTTGCATGTCGGTGGCCTCATGCACCTTATGCGGCCAGCGCGTGCGATAGTAACGCTCGTCCGTTGGTGTAAGCTGGATCTTGTGCGTATCGTCCTCGGAGTTGATGGTGAGCGTAATGGTCTCTTCCTGAAAATACTTGCACCACTCTTTCAGGTTTCCGAGAATGCGAAT
Coding sequences:
- a CDS encoding SDR family NAD(P)-dependent oxidoreductase, whose translation is MKVKDKVIAVTGAGSGIGRELTLELIKRGAKVAAIDLNEDGLNGTEGLLAENMRKRISLHVMNITDRDAVADLPNAIVEQFGHVDGIINNAGIIQPFVRINDLELAAIDRVMNVNFYGALYMCKTFLPHLLQRPTAHIVNISSMGGFLPVPGQSIYGASKAAVKLMTEGLYAELLNTNVKVTVVFPGATDTNIMKNSGLKTDMDTMSAKHSNKLTPLPASEAARIIIHGIEKDRPRVFVGNDSKLMDILYRLAPEFATRLISKQMQMLLE
- a CDS encoding RidA family protein; amino-acid sequence: MKTTVHTDKAPAAIGPYSQAILVNGFLYTSGQIALHPETGELEMENIETETGRVMQNLKAVLAAVEMDFSHVVKTTIYLSDMAYYGQVNTVYATFFGEHPPAREAVQVAGLPKGVNVEISMVAYKQPN